One region of Purpureocillium takamizusanense chromosome 4, complete sequence genomic DNA includes:
- a CDS encoding uncharacterized protein (SECRETED:SignalP(1-23~SECRETED:cutsite=VVA-ET~SECRETED:prob=0.5470)), protein MGARRLNLVALVAVMVMASMVVAETATGAGAAVFFLAEERRGRPVMSRQPGLRTVELAASNDLLLFGMRFDCNLSNASSAKCAAVTRGGEPDPVHFLERSFVLASFYEEEEEKSEARLALATTTADPGQPVAYTTATVTARRRQATMVLDTAGRRPAHDATVGFPADGLDSDDDTRLERSAPTPRVQAAGPSSSMFAAKHGAKRRRVMTVDDDNDDDDHGRTTSLVLSASMVDWPGGGATRSRHGFGMAALLLGRVFGLAAAPSVGVVL, encoded by the exons ATGGGCGCCCGCAGACTCAACTTGGTGGCGTTGGTGGCGGTCATGGTGATGGCCAGTatggtcgtcgccgagaccgccaccggcgctggtgcggctgtcttcttcctcgcggAGGAGCGCCGGGGCCGGCCGGTCATGTCTCGGCAGCCCGGGCTCCGGACTGtggagctggcggcgagcaacGACCTTTTACTATT CGGCATGCGTTTCGACTGCAACTTGTCGaatgcctcgtcggccaagTGTGCCGCGGTcacacgcggcggcgagcccgacCCCGTTCATTTCTTGGAGCGCAGTTTTGTTTTGGCGTCTTTTtacgaagaagaagaagagaagagcGAGGCGCgtctggcgctggcgaccACGACAGCCGATCCGGGGCAACCCGTCGCTTACACGACTGCGACTGTGACAGCACGCAGGCGCCAGGCGACAATGGTCTTGGACACGGCTGGACGGAGGCCAGCTCATGACGCGACCGTCGGCTTCCCAGCTGACGGACTGGATTCGGATGACGATACACGGCTTGAACGATCggcaccgacgccgagggtgcaggccgcgggcccgagcagcagcatgttCGCAGCGAAGCACGGagcgaagaggaggagagtgaTGAcagtggacgacgacaacgatgacgacgaccacggccgCACGACTTCCCTAGTACTTTCGGCCTCGATGGTGGACTGGCCCGGTGGTGGCGCAACGCGGAGCCGACACGGCTTCGGGATggcagcgctgctgctgggtcgAGTGTTCGGGCTCGCGGCAGCCCCGAGTGTTGGTGTGGTTCTCTAG
- a CDS encoding uncharacterized protein (COG:K~EggNog:ENOG503NVZC) — protein MDLDPDSPPPPASSSTPGAFGTHAASLSTSAATTSASQSRPPALEVAASHHHQHGLAHQFPPSRLDASSSSHGNVSPGHRPKKSPSTCSTCRMRKVRCNGTRPLCSNCQRLGFPCSYDDGESEAWGLALPRRRVKQACLNCHSRKARCSGHEPSCDRCRAQGLDCVYRPSKRVRASARGSCGDIRSPQSHDDGDKDRDRADDAAHDSDTALTDRLGTVTPSNSNPDVPCPDESLDALIGRTLDQYFRHVHHIPMYSFLHRASLMEQYNAGKVDKALLLALIGITSCLTDMGPGVCEYGDRCIDNAEALVFADYKRPSAFKVQALVFMIKHRILSNKFSSAFVLFSLASRYAAALRLNYDSPNLCFLAQESRRRLMWSLYCMDSGISSGYRDFSLWRPEKIHVPLPCNERNFEFDLPQPTEKLVPESAGPQPQHPEDVGSNALHIRIFHTRQKISEFTKDVLVSRNVNTTDLQTTVLSLHSELDDFANRLPASFQFSENSLRLRAYSPRICVFIMIHVWWRQCHCDLYRIALSGFRDALPRPILDSLDDSFIQHCQRQCLDHSLAMVSIFSTMQKLGAKPVADLDLALCAYQCARMLKYAFHVNGDKFGLTADGVTEQARVCLRTIKQCCKGPAAAAIVAELESLIARGLGAPASPANISSPDTFRINGMPNGQSSGRNAVLRSIEVTDDPDVVSHTNGNFTSAPSSNKMARLSLPDAVMGSSDPWAAENTSSNGSSSNNNNNGNHSFAAVGPPSMSETAARSADDFTTSELNNAYEGALDGLGLDNGLDHAMGIDLSPWPPTTSGEFVWPEFLNGGVGV, from the exons ATGGACCTGGATCCCGactcgccgcctcctcctgcctcctcctcaaccCCCGGCGCCTTTGGCAcccacgccgcctcgctctCTACCTCTGCAGCTACCACGTCTGCCTCACAGTCTCGCCCCCCGGCCCTTGAAGTTGCCGcctctcatcatcaccagcacgGCCTCGCTCACCAATTcccgccctcgcgcctcgatgcctcctcctcttcccaCGGCAACGTTTCGCCCGGCCACCGCCCTAAAAAGTCGCCTTCTACCTGCAGCACTTGTCGCATGCGCAAGGTTCGCTGCAACGGCACCCGCCCCCTCTGCTCCAATTGCCAGCGTCTCGGCTTCCCTTGCTCCTATGACGATGGCGAGTCCGAGGCTTGGGGCCTGGCGCTGCCCCGCCGTCGCGTGAAGCAGGCCTGCCTCAACTGCCACAGTCGCAAGGCCAGATGCTCCGGCCACGAGCCCTCGTGTGATCGCTGTCGCGCCCAGGGGCTCGACTGCGTCTATCGCCCCAGCAAGCGTGTGCGAGCCTCGGCGCGAGGGAGCTGTGGCGACATCAGAAGTCCCCAGagccatgatgacggcgacaaggaccGCGACAGggctgacgatgctgcccATGACAGTGACACGGCCCTGACCGACCGCCTGGGCACCGTCACCCCCAGCAACTCCAACCCCGACGT ACCCTGTCCCGACGAGTCCTTGGACGCCCTCATAGGGCGTACCCTCGACCAGTACTTCCGCCATGTCCATCACATCCCCATGTACTCCTTCTTGCATCGGGCCTCGCTCATGGAGCAGTACAACGCTGGCAAGGTCGACAAGGCCCTGCTGCTAgccctcatcggcatcaCCTCGTGCCTCACAGACATGGGCCCTGGCGTGTGCGAGTACGGCGACCGCTGCATCGACAacgccgaggccctcgtcttcgccgacTACAAGCGACCCTCGGCATTCAAGGTTCAGGCCCTCGTCTTCATGATTAAACACCGCATCCTCTCCAACAAGTTCTCCAGCGCCTTTGTCCTGTTCAGTCTCGCCTCCCGctatgccgccgcccttcgcCTCAACTACGACAGCCCCAACTTGTGCTTCCTCGCTCAGGAatcgcgccgtcgcctcatGTGGTCGCTGTACTGCATGGACTCGGGCATCTCCAGCGGCTACCGCGACTTCTCCCTGTGGCGCCCGGAAAAGATACacgtgccgctgccctgcAACGAGCGCAACTTTGAGTTCGATCTCCCGCAACCAACAGAAAAGCTGGTGCCCGAGTCGGCCGGGCCACAACCCCAGCACCCCGAGGACGTCGGCAGCAACGCCCTGCACATCCGCATCTTCCACACACGCCAGAAGATAAGCGAGTTTACCAAGGATGTGCTCGTCAGCCGCAATGTCAACACCACCGACCTGCAAACCACGGTCCTGTCGCTGCAcagcgagctcgacgacttTGCCAACCGCCTCCCCGCGTCGTTTCAGTTCTCTGAAAACTCTCTCCGCCTGCGGGCCTACTCGCCGCGGATATGCGTTTTCATCATGATTCACGTGTGGTGGCGCCAATGCCACTGCGACCTCTACCGTATCGCGCTGTCCGGCTTCCGCGATGCGCTGCCTCGCCCGATCCTCGActcgctcgacgacagcTTCATTCAACACTGCCAGCGCCAGTGCCTCGACCACTCCCTCGCCATGGTCAGCATCTTCTCCACAATGCAGAAGCTGGGCGcgaagcccgtcgccgaccttgacCTCGCCCTGTGCGCGTACCAGTGCGCCCGCATGCTCAAGTACGCCTTCCACGTCAATGGCGACAAGTTTGGCCTCACCGCGGACGGCGTCACCGAACAGGCCAGGGTGTGTCTGCGGACCATCAAGCAGTGCTGCAagggccctgccgccgcggccattgtcgccgagctcgagtccctcatcgcccgcggcctgggcgcgcccgcctcgcccgccaacaTCTCCAGCCCGGATACGTTTAGGATCAACGGCATGCCCAACGGGCAGTCGTCGGGCCGCAACGCCGTGCTAAGGAGCATCGAGGTCACCGATGACCCGGACGTCGTGTCCCACACCAACGGCAACTTCacatcggcgccgtcgagcaaCAAAATGGCGCGACTGTCACTGCCGGATGCCGTAATGGGCAGTAGTGACCCTTGGGCCGCGGAGAACACaagcagcaacggcagcagcagcaacaataacaacaacGGCAACCACAGCTTCGCTGCTGTCGGCCCACCGTCCATGTCCGAGACGGCGGCacgcagcgccgacgacttcACCACGTCGGAGCTCAACAACGCGTacgagggcgcgctcgacgggctgggGCTCGACAACGGGCTCGACCACGCCATGGGCATCGACCTGTCGCCGtggccaccgacgacgagcggggAGTTTGTGTGGCCCGAGTTTCTCAACGGCGGGGTGGGCGTGTAG
- a CDS encoding NAD(+) ADP-ribosyltransferase (EggNog:ENOG503NV42~COG:K~COG:L~COG:O): MTQSLPTLCLVHQSPPRLIPLLSGRCGKLNCIYTYTVHPHARRYCEEEEAAKLRARRRRPTTNTTIVRPSSSCAGRARDIADAGTTTTTLTTFTLPQSLIHHHSKQKSNRYPPAMPRRTSRSSASQQQQQQQQQPATPVLDGCVISFCGKFTPWGHTQASFEALVRALGGRPMKTVTKNATHLVCTQDDYRYGDDGKVKAATKAGVKIVQPEWLLACEKQNHSQGGNNGPVSDDDYLWANADLSAPAPTKKGSALTTTANGTGGGTGGGAKRTKADDDDQDGDEDDADAKPQAKKQKAHGTNGKTKVKAEDAAVKEEKVVAEGQFMKSKGLTIPLDEYCQLVSYQVYVEPDSGMIYDASLNQSSTSNNHNKFYRLQILRDTTSGSFKTWTRWGRVGEAGQNAILGNGTFPDALKNFEKKFKDKSGLPWDRRGEDPKPGKYAFVERSYNDDDDEDDEDMDDAEVKAEDGDEQASTPDCTLPKPVQDLMEIIFNQKYFMDTMASLNYDANKLPLGKLSKATILRGFQQLKDLAALIDDPTLAKSKWDMTLAAATEHLSNTYYSLIPHAFGRHRPPVINSDPQLKKEIELLESLSDMKDAADLLKKDRAGSRSAQDVHALDRQFQSLGMEEMTPLAHDGAEFRHLRNYLHGSQGSTHSHYRYQLQNIFRIERRGEDLRLRESKFADVPSDRRLLWHGSRATNFGGILSQGLRIAPPEAPVSGYMFGKGIYLADMSSKSAGYCCSGNSNGHALLLLCEAELGDPLQRLTHSSYNAGEDAVRNGMWSTLGQGSMGPSKWQDAGVVHESLKGIRMVRAPSSFAPTQAARDFSSRSPSPLSPQPRIIRGIKGAWGRTGPSHLPIGQQLTDMFCASSAGPQRQDGRHQRPQHDALLQRVHLLRRRPGQATVPVPREALACSSLLSYFPVRVPLGPFPEPVAWRVA; encoded by the exons ATGACCCAATCCCTTCCAACCTTGTGTCTCGTTCATCAATCCCCTCCCCGTTTGATCCCATTGTTGTCCGGTCGGTGCGGCAAACTCAATTGCATCTATACATACACTGTACACCCGCACGCCCGACGGTAttgtgaggaggaggaagctgCGAAGctgcgtgctcgtcgtcggcgaccaaCAACAAACACCACCATAGTccgaccgtcgtcgtcgtgtgcCGGACGGGCCCGAGACATTGCGGACGCCgggaccaccaccaccaccctcaccaccTTTACACTGCCGCAGAgcctcatccatcatcatTCCAAACAAAAGTCAAATAGGTACCCGCCCGCAATGCCCCGCAGAACGAGCAGGTCGTCTGcgtcccagcagcagcagcagcagcagcagcagccggcgacGCCTGTCCTCGACGGCTGCGTCATCAGCTTCTGCGGCAAGTTCACGCCCTGGGGCCACACGCAGGCGTCGTTTGAGGCCCTGGtgcgcgcgctcggcggccgccccaTGAAGACGGTCACGAAGAACGCCACGCACCTCGTCTGCACGCAAGACGACTACCgctacggcgacgacggcaaggtcaaggccgccacCAAGGCCGGCGTCAAGATTGTCCAGCCCGAGTGGCTGCTCGCGTGCGAGAAGCAGAACCACAGCCAGGGCGGCAACAACGGGCCCGTGTCAGACGACGACTACCTCTGGGCCAATGCCGACTTGAGCGCCCCGGCACCGACGAAGAAGGGGTCCGCGctgacgacaacggcgaatggcaccggcggcggcaccggcggcggcgccaaaaGAACCAaggctgatgatgacgaccaGGACGGTGATGAGGACGATGCGGATGCGAAGCCTCAGGCCAAGAAGCAAAAGGCCCATGGCACCAATGGCAAGACAAAGGTCAAGGCCGAAGATGCTGCCGTCAAGGAGGAAaaggtcgtcgccgagggccagTTCATGAAGTCAAAGGGGCTGACGATCCCCCTGGACGAGTACTGCCAGTTGGTCAGCTACCAAGTCTACGTGGAACCCGACTCGGGCATGATTTACGACGCCTCGCTGAATCAGTCGAGCACGAGCAACAACCACAACAAGTTTTACCGTCTTCAG ATCCTGCGCGATACCACCAGCGGCTCCTTCAAGACTTGGACGCGATggggccgcgtcggcgaggccggccaaaacgccatcctcggcaaTGGCACGTTCCCGGACGCGCTCAAGAACTTTGAGAAGAAGTTCAAGGACAAGTCGGGGCTGCCGTGGGATAGGCGCGGCGAAGACCCCAAGCCGGGCAAGTACGCCTTTGTCGAGCGCAGCTacaacgatgacgatgacgaggacgacgaggacatggacgacgccgaggtcaaagccgaagatggcgacgagcaggctTCCACGCCAGACTGCACGCTCCCCAAACCCGTCCAGGACCTCATGGAAATCATCTTCAACCAAAAGTACTTCATGGACACCATGGCGTCGCTCAACTACGACGCCAACAAGCTGCCGCTCGGCAAGCTCAGCAAGGCTACCATCCTGCGCGGCttccagcagctcaaggacctGGCTGCCCTCATTGACGACCCCACGCTGGCGAAGAGCAAGTGGGACAtgacgctcgccgccgcgacggagcACCTGTCCAACACGTACTACTCGCTCATCCCGCACGCCTTTGGGCGCCACCGGCCCCCCGTCATTAACAGTGACCCGCAGCTCAAGAAGGAGATAGAGCTCCTCGAGAGCCTGTCGGACATgaaggacgccgccgacctgctcAAGAAGGACCGCGCCGGCAGCCGGAGCGCACAGGATGTGCACGCGCTGGACCGCCAGTTCCAGAGCCTGGGCATGGAGGAGATGACGCCGCTCgcgcacgacggcgccgagttCCGCCACCTGCGCAACTACCTCCACGGGTCGCAGGGCTCGACGCACAGCCACTACCGCTACCAGCTGCAGAACATCTTCCGCatcgagcgccgcggcgaggacctgcGCCTCCGCGAGTCCAAGTTCGCCGACGTGCCCTCGGACCGGCGGCTGCTGTGGCACGGCTCGCGCGCCACCAACTTTGGCGGCATCCTCAGCCAGGGCCTGCGCATCGCGCCCCCCGAGGCGCCCGTCTCGGGCTACATGTTCGGCAAGGGCATCTACCTCGCCGACATGTCGTCCAAGTCGGCCGGCTACTGCTGCTCCGGCAACTCCAACGGCcacgccctgctgctgctgtgcgaggccgagctgggcgaccCCCTGCAGCGGCTCACGCACTCGAGCTAcaacgccggcgaggacgcggtcCGCAACGGCATGTGGAGCACCCTCGGCCAGGGGAGCATGGGGCCCAGCAAGTGGCAGGACGCAGGCGTGGTGCACGAGAGCCTCAAGGGTATCCGCATGGTGAGAGCCCCTTCTTCTTTTGCCCCTACTCAAGCTGCCCGTGATTTCTCTTCCCGGTCCCCATCACCATTATCCCCTCAACCACGTATAATCCGAGGTATTAAGGGGGCGTGGGGGAGAACAGGCCCATCCCACCTCCCCATAGGCCAACAGTTGACTGACATGTTCTGCGCCTCTTCAGCCGGACCCCAgcgtcaagacgggcgacaCCAACGTCCCCAACACGACGCTCTTCTACAACGAGTACATTTGCTACGACGTCGCCCAGGTCAAGCTACGGTACCTGTTCCACGTGAAGCTTTAGCGTGTTCATCTCTTCTTTCTTATTTTCCGGTCCGGGTTCCCCTTGGTCCCTTTCCCGAACCGGTTGCATGGCGAGTTGCTTGA
- a CDS encoding NAD(+) ADP-ribosyltransferase (EggNog:ENOG503NV42~COG:K~COG:L~COG:O), with product MTQSLPTLCLVHQSPPRLIPLLSGRCGKLNCIYTYTVHPHARRYCEEEEAAKLRARRRRPTTNTTIVRPSSSCAGRARDIADAGTTTTTLTTFTLPQSLIHHHSKQKSNRYPPAMPRRTSRSSASQQQQQQQQQPATPVLDGCVISFCGKFTPWGHTQASFEALVRALGGRPMKTVTKNATHLVCTQDDYRYGDDGKVKAATKAGVKIVQPEWLLACEKQNHSQGGNNGPVSDDDYLWANADLSAPAPTKKGSALTTTANGTGGGTGGGAKRTKADDDDQDGDEDDADAKPQAKKQKAHGTNGKTKVKAEDAAVKEEKVVAEGQFMKSKGLTIPLDEYCQLVSYQVYVEPDSGMIYDASLNQSSTSNNHNKFYRLQILRDTTSGSFKTWTRWGRVGEAGQNAILGNGTFPDALKNFEKKFKDKSGLPWDRRGEDPKPGKYAFVERSYNDDDDEDDEDMDDAEVKAEDGDEQASTPDCTLPKPVQDLMEIIFNQKYFMDTMASLNYDANKLPLGKLSKATILRGFQQLKDLAALIDDPTLAKSKWDMTLAAATEHLSNTYYSLIPHAFGRHRPPVINSDPQLKKEIELLESLSDMKDAADLLKKDRAGSRSAQDVHALDRQFQSLGMEEMTPLAHDGAEFRHLRNYLHGSQGSTHSHYRYQLQNIFRIERRGEDLRLRESKFADVPSDRRLLWHGSRATNFGGILSQGLRIAPPEAPVSGYMFGKGIYLADMSSKSAGYCCSGNSNGHALLLLCEAELGDPLQRLTHSSYNAGEDAVRNGMWSTLGQGSMGPSKWQDAGVVHESLKGIRMPDPSVKTGDTNVPNTTLFYNEYICYDVAQVKLRYLFHVKL from the exons ATGACCCAATCCCTTCCAACCTTGTGTCTCGTTCATCAATCCCCTCCCCGTTTGATCCCATTGTTGTCCGGTCGGTGCGGCAAACTCAATTGCATCTATACATACACTGTACACCCGCACGCCCGACGGTAttgtgaggaggaggaagctgCGAAGctgcgtgctcgtcgtcggcgaccaaCAACAAACACCACCATAGTccgaccgtcgtcgtcgtgtgcCGGACGGGCCCGAGACATTGCGGACGCCgggaccaccaccaccaccctcaccaccTTTACACTGCCGCAGAgcctcatccatcatcatTCCAAACAAAAGTCAAATAGGTACCCGCCCGCAATGCCCCGCAGAACGAGCAGGTCGTCTGcgtcccagcagcagcagcagcagcagcagcagccggcgacGCCTGTCCTCGACGGCTGCGTCATCAGCTTCTGCGGCAAGTTCACGCCCTGGGGCCACACGCAGGCGTCGTTTGAGGCCCTGGtgcgcgcgctcggcggccgccccaTGAAGACGGTCACGAAGAACGCCACGCACCTCGTCTGCACGCAAGACGACTACCgctacggcgacgacggcaaggtcaaggccgccacCAAGGCCGGCGTCAAGATTGTCCAGCCCGAGTGGCTGCTCGCGTGCGAGAAGCAGAACCACAGCCAGGGCGGCAACAACGGGCCCGTGTCAGACGACGACTACCTCTGGGCCAATGCCGACTTGAGCGCCCCGGCACCGACGAAGAAGGGGTCCGCGctgacgacaacggcgaatggcaccggcggcggcaccggcggcggcgccaaaaGAACCAaggctgatgatgacgaccaGGACGGTGATGAGGACGATGCGGATGCGAAGCCTCAGGCCAAGAAGCAAAAGGCCCATGGCACCAATGGCAAGACAAAGGTCAAGGCCGAAGATGCTGCCGTCAAGGAGGAAaaggtcgtcgccgagggccagTTCATGAAGTCAAAGGGGCTGACGATCCCCCTGGACGAGTACTGCCAGTTGGTCAGCTACCAAGTCTACGTGGAACCCGACTCGGGCATGATTTACGACGCCTCGCTGAATCAGTCGAGCACGAGCAACAACCACAACAAGTTTTACCGTCTTCAG ATCCTGCGCGATACCACCAGCGGCTCCTTCAAGACTTGGACGCGATggggccgcgtcggcgaggccggccaaaacgccatcctcggcaaTGGCACGTTCCCGGACGCGCTCAAGAACTTTGAGAAGAAGTTCAAGGACAAGTCGGGGCTGCCGTGGGATAGGCGCGGCGAAGACCCCAAGCCGGGCAAGTACGCCTTTGTCGAGCGCAGCTacaacgatgacgatgacgaggacgacgaggacatggacgacgccgaggtcaaagccgaagatggcgacgagcaggctTCCACGCCAGACTGCACGCTCCCCAAACCCGTCCAGGACCTCATGGAAATCATCTTCAACCAAAAGTACTTCATGGACACCATGGCGTCGCTCAACTACGACGCCAACAAGCTGCCGCTCGGCAAGCTCAGCAAGGCTACCATCCTGCGCGGCttccagcagctcaaggacctGGCTGCCCTCATTGACGACCCCACGCTGGCGAAGAGCAAGTGGGACAtgacgctcgccgccgcgacggagcACCTGTCCAACACGTACTACTCGCTCATCCCGCACGCCTTTGGGCGCCACCGGCCCCCCGTCATTAACAGTGACCCGCAGCTCAAGAAGGAGATAGAGCTCCTCGAGAGCCTGTCGGACATgaaggacgccgccgacctgctcAAGAAGGACCGCGCCGGCAGCCGGAGCGCACAGGATGTGCACGCGCTGGACCGCCAGTTCCAGAGCCTGGGCATGGAGGAGATGACGCCGCTCgcgcacgacggcgccgagttCCGCCACCTGCGCAACTACCTCCACGGGTCGCAGGGCTCGACGCACAGCCACTACCGCTACCAGCTGCAGAACATCTTCCGCatcgagcgccgcggcgaggacctgcGCCTCCGCGAGTCCAAGTTCGCCGACGTGCCCTCGGACCGGCGGCTGCTGTGGCACGGCTCGCGCGCCACCAACTTTGGCGGCATCCTCAGCCAGGGCCTGCGCATCGCGCCCCCCGAGGCGCCCGTCTCGGGCTACATGTTCGGCAAGGGCATCTACCTCGCCGACATGTCGTCCAAGTCGGCCGGCTACTGCTGCTCCGGCAACTCCAACGGCcacgccctgctgctgctgtgcgaggccgagctgggcgaccCCCTGCAGCGGCTCACGCACTCGAGCTAcaacgccggcgaggacgcggtcCGCAACGGCATGTGGAGCACCCTCGGCCAGGGGAGCATGGGGCCCAGCAAGTGGCAGGACGCAGGCGTGGTGCACGAGAGCCTCAAGGGTATCCGCATG CCGGACCCCAgcgtcaagacgggcgacaCCAACGTCCCCAACACGACGCTCTTCTACAACGAGTACATTTGCTACGACGTCGCCCAGGTCAAGCTACGGTACCTGTTCCACGTGAAGCTTTAG
- a CDS encoding uncharacterized protein (COG:S~EggNog:ENOG503P2C4) — translation MADPAWVAAWSSGDRASTCRIKQLPLEVLIRIANDLMTPDLCSFRLTCRAIEQLLYVTFTNEFFTRKQFMIADISLQALIDISRSRLAPHLRHVHIGLDRFPDNFQRPLPDDEKERRFRQRYADHFSLWSTGCHRDMLVDAFKHLPNLETVVIRDYNSRKRTREGARAEWSSYGSSSIFRETGIRLNPAPSGSWSAQANFQLSSQVFALVTHALGMANPPKIKGIEVMAKMGNQLRDFAFNIPAFSEPMILPVLRRLEKLHLSINLGWRAQSAPWTQVAATAPDTMLRQFLCQCTNLKDLRINELHDSPTAMTDLLTWLAGDSDTRTNGPEAGDARAGGPSLDTLEHLSLGWMSVPVAPLIKVLRRFAPSLRGLELWKMTLVMPLPPGSDPSDPPRVMFWTDFMNQLRQIPGLDLRHIKFGALKQAYLHRPEHHVSFKNRGVEAKYTGPHWKDFVDEVTPLLDIKWPRRLTPESDDSDSDDGDDELAASILDEGASEELDDTEWAALQHFPPGMMPPAAELLFQELMAHQGPGEPEPYLEIPLDEVMQHDEDFWPW, via the exons atggccgacCCTGCCTGGGTTGCCGCCTGGAGCTCGGGCGACAGGGCCAGCACCTGTCGCATCAAGCAGCTGCCCCTCGAGGTGCTCATCCGCATCGCAAACGACCTCATGACCCCGGACCTCTGTTCCTTTCGTCTCACCTGCCGCgccatcgagcagctcctctACGTCACCTTCACCAACGAGTTCTTCACCCGCAAGCAGTTCATGATTGCCGACATCAGCCTGCAGGCCCTCATCGACATCTCAAGGAGCAGGCTGGCCCCCCACTTGCGGCATGTGCAcatcggcctcgaccgcTTCCCCGACAACTTCCAGCGCcccctgcccgacgacgaaaaGGAGCGCAGGTTCCGGCAGCGCTATGCCGACCACTTCAGTCTCTGGAGCACGGGCTGCCACCGAGACATGCTGGTCGACGCCTTCAAGCACCTCCCCAACCTCGAGACCGTCGTCATCCGCGACTACAACTCACGCAAGCGCACCAGAgagggcgcccgcgccgagtgGTCCAGCTACGGCTCCTCAAGCATCTTCCGCGAGACGGGCATCCGTCTCAACCCCGCGCCCTCCGGCAGCTGGAGTGCCCAGGCCAACTTCCAGCTTAGCAGCCAGgtcttcgccctcgtcacgcacgccctcggcatGGCCAACCCGCCCAAGatcaagggcatcgaggtCATGGCAAAAATGGGCAACCAGCTGCGCGACTTTGCCTTTAACATCCCCGCCTTCAGTGAGCCCATGATCCTGCCCGTCTTGCGCCGGCTCGAGAAGCTGCACCTCTCCATTAATCTGGGTTGGAGGGCCCAGAGCGCGCCGTGGACCCAggtcgccgcgacggcgcccgacACCATGCTCCGCCAGTTCCTATGCCAGTGCACCAACCTCAAGGACCTGCGCATCAACGAGCTCCACGACTCAcccacggccatgacggaccTGCTCACCTGGCTCGCCGGAGACTCGGACACCCGGACCAACgggcccgaggccggcgacgcgagAGCTGGCGGCCCGTCGCTGGACACGCTTGAGCACCTCAGCCTCGGCTGGATGAGCGTCccggtggcgccgctgaTCAAGGTCCTGCGCAGGTTTGCTCCCTCGCTGCGCGGACTGGAGCTGTGGAAGATGACGTTGGTcatgccgttgccgccggggaGCGACCCCAGCGATCCCCCTAGGGTCATGTTTTGGACCGACTTCATGAACCAGCTGCGGCAAATACCGGGGCTGGATCTGCGCCACATCAAATTCGGGGCCTTGAAACAGGCATATCTGCACCGACCGGAACACCACGTGTCCTTCAAGAACCGGGGCGTGGAGGCGAAGTATACGGGGCCACACTGGAAGGACTTTGTCGACGAAGTGACCCCTTTGCTGGATATCAAGTGGCCGCGCAGGCTCACTCCCGAGAGCGAtgactcggactcggacgatggtgacgacgagctcgcggcaTCGATCTTGGACGAAG GCGCATCGGAGGAACTCGACG ACACGGAatgggcggcgctgcagcactTTCCACCAGGAatgatgccgcccgcggcggagctgctgTTCCAGGAGCTTATGGCGCACCAGGGGCCGGGAGAGCCTGAGCCTTACCTTGAAATCCCCCTGGATGAGGTGATGCAGCACGATGAAGACTTTTGGCCGTGGTAA